The Deinococcus budaensis genome includes a window with the following:
- a CDS encoding response regulator encodes MTKHLLIVEDNPHDLELARTALELSDVCCEAQVARDGQEALDLLRQAGSMPDLVLLDLNMPRVSGHEVLQRVKNDELLWQVPVVVFTTSSEPSDQAACAAAGADDYVVKPGGFEELIETLNALGRRWLATAHAPLRRLTVL; translated from the coding sequence GTGACCAAGCATCTGCTGATCGTTGAGGACAACCCGCACGACCTGGAACTGGCCCGGACGGCGCTGGAGCTGAGTGACGTTTGTTGCGAAGCCCAGGTGGCCCGCGACGGTCAGGAGGCACTGGACCTGCTGCGCCAGGCGGGGAGCATGCCGGACCTGGTGCTGCTCGACCTCAACATGCCGCGCGTGTCCGGGCATGAAGTCCTCCAGCGGGTCAAGAATGACGAGCTGCTGTGGCAGGTACCGGTGGTGGTGTTCACCACGTCGAGCGAGCCGAGCGACCAGGCGGCGTGCGCGGCGGCCGGAGCGGACGACTACGTGGTGAAGCCGGGCGGATTCGAGGAGCTGATTGAGACCCTGAACGCCCTGGGGCGGCGCTGGCTGGCAACCGCACATGCCCCTCTGCGGCGGCTGACCGTCCTGTAA
- a CDS encoding carbohydrate ABC transporter permease, with translation MTVAASAPRKRVETRTLLVYAALTVGVILTLFPFAWMLLTSLKSFQELFNLSFLPSQPTLDNYRQVLTETRFLQWFGNSLLVASVTTASVLFFDSLVGYTLAKFDFPGKNLVFILILSTLMIPTEMLVIPWFVGVTDIGLTQSVPGAYFSIMFPGLISAFGVFLMRQFFDTLPNDLLEAARIDGMHEFGIFWRIALPLVRPALASLAIFTFLGNWNAFLWPLIVIQQPQFRTLPIGTALFNGEAGTQWGLIMAASSLAVIPVLIVFAIFQKQIIEGIVLTGLKG, from the coding sequence ATGACCGTGGCCGCCTCAGCGCCCAGAAAACGGGTAGAGACGCGCACCCTGCTGGTCTACGCCGCCCTGACGGTGGGCGTCATCCTCACCCTCTTTCCCTTCGCCTGGATGCTCCTGACCAGCCTGAAAAGTTTTCAGGAGCTGTTCAACCTGAGTTTCCTGCCCAGTCAGCCGACCCTGGACAACTACCGTCAGGTGCTGACGGAAACCCGGTTCCTGCAATGGTTCGGCAACAGCCTGCTGGTGGCGTCTGTCACGACAGCCAGCGTGCTGTTCTTCGACTCGCTGGTGGGCTACACCCTGGCCAAGTTCGATTTCCCAGGCAAGAACCTGGTGTTCATCCTGATTCTCTCGACCCTGATGATCCCGACCGAGATGCTGGTGATTCCCTGGTTCGTGGGGGTCACGGACATAGGGCTTACCCAGAGCGTGCCCGGGGCCTATTTCTCGATCATGTTCCCCGGTCTGATCAGCGCATTCGGGGTCTTTCTGATGCGGCAGTTCTTCGACACGCTCCCCAATGACCTGCTGGAAGCGGCCCGGATCGACGGCATGCACGAGTTCGGCATCTTCTGGCGGATTGCCCTGCCACTGGTGCGTCCCGCCCTGGCGAGCCTGGCTATCTTTACCTTCCTGGGCAATTGGAACGCCTTCCTCTGGCCGCTGATCGTGATTCAGCAGCCCCAGTTCCGCACGCTGCCGATCGGAACGGCTCTGTTCAACGGCGAGGCTGGAACCCAGTGGGGATTGATCATGGCGGCCAGCAGCCTGGCCGTGATCCCGGTGCTGATCGTGTTCGCCATCTTCCAGAAGCAGATCATCGAAGGCATCGTGCTAACCGGGTTGAAAGGCTGA
- a CDS encoding SIS domain-containing protein translates to MTLSDPLMLREARETPELITRQWQENAAVSGALAATLADRRPPYAVTIARGSSDHACTVLKYALETELALPVASLGPSVHTLYGAQLELRGALVIAVSQSGASPDVVASVRMARRSGATTVAVVNVEDSDLAREVEFVLPLHCGEERAVAATKSYLTSLTALLPVVASLKGDRRLLAALERLPEALQLTLGLERPASELAERYRFAENLLVLARGLHFGVAQEAALKLKETCGIHAEAYSAAEFDHGPKRLLAGGVALLGFTSADAAADATARTYADLTGSGADLRTLGPTPGSTLTTPATNHPLTDPVASALAFYLFAAHLALHRDLDPDAPPLLSKVTLTR, encoded by the coding sequence ATGACTCTGTCTGACCCGTTGATGCTCCGTGAGGCGCGCGAGACGCCCGAACTGATCACCCGGCAGTGGCAGGAAAACGCCGCAGTCTCGGGCGCCTTGGCGGCAACGCTGGCAGACCGGCGCCCACCTTACGCCGTGACCATTGCCCGGGGCAGCAGCGACCATGCCTGCACGGTGCTGAAGTATGCACTGGAGACCGAACTGGCCCTGCCCGTCGCCAGCCTGGGTCCGAGTGTGCACACGCTTTACGGGGCGCAGCTCGAGCTGCGCGGCGCTCTGGTCATCGCCGTATCGCAGTCCGGGGCCAGTCCGGACGTGGTCGCGAGTGTTCGGATGGCCCGGCGGAGCGGTGCCACGACCGTGGCGGTCGTGAATGTGGAGGACAGCGATCTGGCCCGAGAGGTGGAGTTTGTGCTCCCGTTGCACTGCGGTGAGGAGCGTGCCGTCGCCGCGACCAAAAGCTACCTGACCAGCCTGACGGCGCTGCTGCCCGTGGTGGCCAGCCTCAAAGGCGACCGGAGGTTGCTGGCGGCTCTAGAGCGCCTGCCTGAGGCCCTGCAGCTCACCCTTGGCCTGGAGCGCCCGGCCAGCGAACTGGCCGAGCGTTACCGTTTCGCCGAGAATCTGCTGGTGCTGGCGCGGGGACTGCACTTCGGGGTGGCGCAGGAGGCGGCCCTCAAGCTCAAGGAGACCTGCGGCATCCACGCCGAGGCGTACTCGGCGGCGGAGTTCGACCACGGTCCCAAGCGGCTGCTGGCGGGGGGAGTGGCGCTGCTGGGCTTCACCTCTGCGGATGCGGCGGCAGACGCGACGGCCCGCACCTATGCCGATTTGACCGGGAGTGGAGCGGACCTGCGAACCCTGGGACCCACGCCGGGCAGCACCCTAACCACGCCAGCGACCAATCACCCATTGACGGACCCGGTCGCGAGCGCCCTGGCGTTCTACTTGTTCGCCGCCCATCTCGCCCTCCACCGGGACCTGGACCCGGACGCGCCGCCACTGCTCAGCAAGGTGACCCTGACCCGTTAG
- a CDS encoding acetamidase/formamidase family protein, with the protein MTHRTLHDHPCHHGWDRDLPPALEVAPGTTVSFSVADASGGQLGANATLADLRALDFGRVNPLSGPVYVHGAEPGDALVVELLEFIPSGSGWTVNIPGFGLLADEFPEPYLKVWTYDRNVAEFAPGIRVPVQPFPGTLGNAPAEPGPPSVVPPRRVGGNMDIRDLRAGTRLYLPVEVPGALFSIGDTHAAQGDGEVCGTAIESAMQVTLHLSLVKQANFAFPRFRTPGPVTRHIDQQGYDVTTGVASDLLSASRDAVREMIDHLGREYGLAPDDAYLLCSVCADLRISEVVDLPNYLVSLYLPRAVFA; encoded by the coding sequence ATGACCCACCGCACCCTGCATGACCATCCCTGCCACCACGGCTGGGACCGTGACCTGCCGCCCGCGCTGGAGGTCGCGCCCGGTACCACCGTCTCCTTCAGCGTCGCGGACGCCAGCGGCGGACAGCTCGGCGCGAACGCGACCCTGGCCGACCTGCGAGCGCTGGATTTCGGCCGGGTCAACCCGCTCTCGGGGCCGGTGTACGTCCACGGCGCGGAACCGGGCGACGCGCTGGTGGTCGAGCTGCTGGAATTCATCCCGTCCGGAAGCGGCTGGACCGTCAACATTCCCGGCTTCGGGCTGCTGGCTGACGAGTTCCCCGAGCCTTACCTGAAAGTCTGGACCTACGACCGGAACGTGGCGGAGTTCGCCCCGGGAATCCGGGTGCCGGTCCAGCCATTTCCCGGGACCCTGGGGAATGCGCCCGCAGAGCCGGGGCCGCCCTCGGTGGTGCCTCCGCGCCGGGTGGGCGGCAACATGGACATCCGTGACCTGCGCGCGGGCACGCGGCTGTATCTGCCGGTCGAGGTGCCCGGAGCGCTGTTCAGCATCGGGGACACGCACGCAGCTCAGGGCGACGGCGAGGTCTGCGGCACGGCCATCGAGTCCGCGATGCAGGTCACTCTGCACCTCTCGCTGGTCAAGCAGGCGAACTTCGCCTTCCCGCGCTTCCGGACGCCGGGTCCGGTCACACGTCATATCGACCAGCAGGGGTACGACGTGACGACCGGCGTTGCCAGCGACCTGCTGAGTGCCTCGCGGGACGCGGTCCGCGAGATGATCGACCACCTCGGCCGGGAGTACGGCCTCGCGCCGGACGACGCCTACCTGCTGTGCAGCGTGTGCGCGGACCTGCGGATCAGTGAAGTGGTGGATCTGCCCAATTACCTGGTCAGCCTGTACCTTCCCCGCGCGGTCTTTGCCTGA
- a CDS encoding carbohydrate kinase family protein, producing MSALVVLGNVNVDLILGPLQSWPEPGTETLLPQATWRVGGNAGNAAVTLGALGTDARIISTVGQDLPGRWLQENLRGIPVTWVSVPAQTSITVAFTHPDGERSFVTHLGHLNSLCWDDLMPHLLTSGWVLLAGAFLTPRLRQNYPSILEALARRGVQVALDAGWPDGGFTPAVRLEVAGWLPLVHHLLVNEVEACGLTCERDPEIAALRLAEQLAPGGTAVVKLGGQGALAAQHGAVVRAQAPEVQVVDTVGAGDTFNAAYLHALMQGCSLPASVTFGVQVASHAVSSEVRHVLPAALLVPT from the coding sequence ATGAGTGCGCTGGTTGTCCTGGGCAACGTGAATGTCGACCTGATTCTGGGTCCTCTGCAGTCGTGGCCTGAGCCTGGCACGGAGACGCTGCTTCCCCAGGCCACCTGGCGGGTGGGTGGAAACGCAGGCAACGCCGCGGTGACGCTCGGGGCGCTGGGAACCGACGCCCGCATCATCAGCACCGTCGGGCAGGATCTCCCGGGCCGGTGGCTTCAGGAAAATTTACGGGGCATTCCCGTCACCTGGGTTTCCGTCCCGGCCCAGACGTCCATCACTGTCGCGTTCACCCACCCGGATGGGGAACGCTCCTTCGTTACCCACCTGGGCCACCTGAACTCGCTGTGCTGGGACGACCTGATGCCTCACCTCCTCACCTCCGGGTGGGTCCTGCTGGCTGGAGCGTTCCTCACCCCGCGCCTTCGCCAGAACTACCCGTCCATCCTGGAAGCCCTGGCACGCCGCGGCGTACAGGTGGCCCTGGATGCTGGTTGGCCCGATGGAGGCTTTACCCCTGCGGTTCGCCTGGAAGTCGCTGGCTGGCTGCCGCTCGTGCATCACCTGCTGGTCAACGAGGTGGAGGCGTGCGGCCTGACGTGCGAACGCGATCCTGAAATTGCGGCCCTGCGGCTGGCCGAGCAACTGGCTCCTGGAGGCACCGCCGTCGTGAAGCTGGGCGGCCAGGGCGCCCTGGCCGCCCAGCACGGCGCAGTGGTCCGGGCGCAGGCCCCCGAAGTCCAGGTGGTGGATACCGTGGGCGCTGGAGACACCTTCAACGCGGCCTATCTCCACGCCCTGATGCAGGGGTGCAGCCTGCCCGCGTCCGTGACCTTCGGGGTTCAGGTTGCCTCGCACGCCGTGTCCAGCGAAGTGCGCCACGTTCTTCCTGCGGCCCTGTTGGTCCCGACCTGA
- a CDS encoding PIG-L deacetylase family protein, which yields MRPSLLAVFAHPDDETLRCGGTLARYAQLGVRVTLVCLTRGEAGKNTDPALGEIDLAQRREAELREACTHLTIDPPLFLGYHDSGRGERLRRDDPLATINADPLEMEAKVLEIVARVQPQVMLSFDPHGIYGHPDHLVAHRLATAVFARSGSVGVPISRLYYTVQTHSEMRLLQTGRCLGVLSGLEPDTYAVCEETVAARVDIAQQGERKRRALYAHRTQTGPLSTLGNLTEAQWKPLLTSETFSLGGTRTPIARYPHPDLFEGLPHPGFRDVQA from the coding sequence ATGCGCCCGTCCCTCCTGGCCGTCTTTGCCCACCCAGACGACGAAACACTTCGCTGCGGCGGCACCCTGGCCCGCTATGCACAGCTTGGCGTGCGCGTGACTCTGGTGTGTCTCACCCGGGGAGAAGCGGGCAAGAACACGGATCCGGCCCTGGGGGAGATCGATCTGGCGCAGCGCCGTGAAGCGGAACTGCGGGAGGCCTGCACCCACTTGACCATCGACCCTCCCCTCTTCCTCGGCTACCACGACAGTGGACGGGGCGAGCGGCTGCGCCGGGATGATCCGCTGGCGACCATCAACGCCGATCCCCTGGAGATGGAAGCGAAGGTGCTGGAGATCGTCGCCCGGGTCCAGCCACAGGTCATGCTGAGCTTCGACCCACACGGGATCTACGGCCACCCGGATCATCTGGTCGCCCACCGCCTGGCCACCGCCGTATTCGCGCGCAGTGGAAGCGTCGGAGTCCCGATCTCCAGGCTCTATTACACGGTGCAGACCCACTCGGAAATGCGCCTGCTCCAGACTGGCCGCTGCTTGGGCGTCCTTTCCGGTCTGGAACCGGACACCTACGCCGTCTGTGAGGAGACCGTCGCCGCCCGGGTGGATATTGCCCAGCAGGGCGAACGGAAACGCCGGGCGCTGTACGCGCACCGAACGCAGACCGGCCCCCTCAGCACCCTGGGTAACCTGACCGAAGCGCAGTGGAAGCCCCTCCTGACGTCTGAGACCTTCAGCCTGGGCGGCACCCGCACGCCCATTGCACGCTACCCACATCCGGACCTCTTCGAGGGCCTGCCGCACCCCGGGTTCCGGGACGTTCAAGCATGA
- a CDS encoding VOC family protein, whose protein sequence is MHVELSTQDLDGLYAWMQETGIAVETPPHDRPWERVMVLRDPDGFRVEVSRGERQRNRPE, encoded by the coding sequence ATCCACGTGGAGCTGAGCACCCAGGACCTGGACGGGCTGTACGCCTGGATGCAGGAGACGGGCATCGCGGTTGAGACACCGCCGCACGACCGGCCCTGGGAGCGGGTGATGGTGCTGCGCGACCCCGACGGCTTCAGGGTCGAGGTCTCGCGGGGCGAGCGCCAGCGCAACCGTCCCGAGTAA